In Pseudokineococcus lusitanus, one genomic interval encodes:
- a CDS encoding LacI family DNA-binding transcriptional regulator translates to MSTPVPARAPVMTDVARRAGVSHQTVSRVLNGHHSVRPETRERVEAAIAELGYRRNRAARALVTRQTLTLGVVASSAPLHGPSSMLAAVERAAHGAGYATMIASADGTGREEVLERLAQVSDRGVDGVVVTAPLHELPDLAEHLPVGLPVVCASGAPVDGVPTVHVDHRGGARALVRHLLDLGHTEVRHVGGAAGWWESEGRAAGYEDEMEAAGLEPAPVLAGGWSPAEGYRAGLELLADRTATAVVAPNDHSALGLLLALREHDVDVPGRLSVTGFDDVPEAAYLQPPLTTVRQHFARVGEVAVEMLLARLADAASPVEHRVVAPDVVVRRSTAAAPTA, encoded by the coding sequence GTGAGCACCCCCGTCCCGGCCCGCGCGCCGGTCATGACCGACGTCGCGCGTCGCGCCGGCGTCTCGCACCAGACGGTGTCGCGGGTGCTCAACGGCCACCACAGCGTCCGCCCCGAGACCCGCGAGCGGGTCGAGGCGGCCATCGCCGAGCTGGGGTACCGGCGCAACCGCGCCGCCCGCGCGCTCGTGACCCGGCAGACGCTGACCCTCGGCGTCGTCGCCTCCAGCGCCCCGCTGCACGGGCCCTCGAGCATGCTCGCCGCCGTCGAGCGGGCGGCCCACGGCGCCGGCTACGCGACGATGATCGCCTCGGCCGACGGCACCGGGCGCGAGGAGGTCCTCGAGCGCCTCGCGCAGGTCTCCGACCGCGGGGTCGACGGCGTCGTCGTCACCGCCCCGCTGCACGAGCTGCCCGACCTCGCCGAGCACCTGCCCGTCGGCCTCCCCGTCGTCTGCGCGTCCGGCGCGCCCGTCGACGGCGTCCCCACCGTCCACGTCGACCACCGCGGCGGCGCGCGCGCCCTCGTGCGGCACCTGCTGGACCTCGGCCACACCGAGGTCCGCCACGTGGGCGGGGCCGCCGGCTGGTGGGAGTCGGAGGGGCGCGCGGCCGGGTACGAGGACGAGATGGAGGCCGCGGGGCTCGAGCCCGCGCCCGTGCTCGCGGGCGGCTGGTCGCCCGCGGAGGGCTACCGCGCGGGCCTCGAGCTCCTCGCGGACCGGACGGCCACCGCCGTCGTCGCGCCGAACGACCACTCCGCGCTGGGGCTCCTGCTGGCCCTGCGCGAGCACGACGTCGACGTCCCGGGGCGGCTGTCGGTCACCGGGTTCGACGACGTCCCCGAGGCCGCGTACCTCCAGCCGCCGCTGACGACGGTGCGCCAGCACTTCGCCCGGGTCGGCGAGGTGGCGGTGGAGATGCTCCTGGCCCGCCTCGCCGACGCGGCCTCCCCCGTCGAGCACCGGGTCGTGGCGCCGGACGTCGTCGTGCGCCGCAGCACCGCGGCCGCGCCGACGGCCTGA
- a CDS encoding CsbD family protein: MSAGDKIKNVVQQTVGKAEELVGKKTDDAELTAQGQKDQSMGAARQQTEKAKDATKDVTGH; the protein is encoded by the coding sequence ATGTCGGCAGGCGACAAGATCAAGAACGTGGTCCAGCAGACCGTCGGCAAGGCGGAGGAGCTCGTCGGCAAGAAGACGGACGACGCCGAGCTGACCGCGCAGGGCCAGAAGGACCAGAGCATGGGCGCGGCCCGTCAGCAGACGGAGAAGGCCAAGGACGCCACCAAGGACGTCACCGGCCACTGA
- a CDS encoding superoxide dismutase family protein: MRRTLAVAACLPLLVLTACAGAPDVSPAEADEIAASEGSAEDSAAEDGTSGDTEGSADDETSPEGAGEGAGSAGSTEEQTDADLEVMLMSPGGTQVGTVEMTEMQGSGGSEDRHLEIHVTVENQEPGFKGFHVHETGLCEPDSASPTDPTTTGAFLSAGGHLAAEGEDHGAHTGDLPSLLVGEDGTGSLTVMTDAFTLADLQDADGSAVMVHEGPDNFANIPERYAPDGPDDETLRTGDSGGRAACAVVEG, encoded by the coding sequence GTGCGCCGCACGCTCGCCGTCGCCGCCTGCCTGCCCCTGCTCGTCCTCACCGCCTGCGCCGGAGCGCCGGACGTCTCGCCCGCCGAGGCCGACGAGATCGCCGCGAGCGAGGGCAGCGCCGAGGACAGCGCCGCCGAGGACGGCACGAGCGGGGACACCGAGGGCTCGGCCGACGACGAGACGTCGCCCGAGGGCGCCGGGGAGGGGGCCGGCTCCGCCGGCTCCACCGAGGAGCAGACCGACGCCGACCTCGAGGTCATGCTCATGAGCCCCGGCGGCACCCAGGTCGGCACCGTCGAGATGACGGAGATGCAGGGGTCCGGCGGGTCCGAGGACCGTCACCTCGAGATCCACGTCACCGTCGAGAACCAGGAGCCCGGTTTCAAGGGCTTCCACGTCCACGAGACGGGGCTGTGCGAGCCCGACAGCGCGTCGCCCACCGACCCGACGACGACCGGCGCCTTCCTCTCCGCGGGCGGCCACCTCGCCGCCGAGGGCGAGGACCACGGCGCCCACACCGGGGACCTGCCGTCCCTCCTCGTCGGCGAGGACGGCACGGGCAGCCTCACCGTCATGACGGACGCCTTCACGCTGGCCGACCTACAGGACGCCGACGGCAGCGCCGTCATGGTCCACGAGGGGCCGGACAACTTCGCGAACATCCCCGAGCGCTACGCGCCCGACGGCCCCGACGACGAGACGCTCCGCACGGGCGACTCGGGCGGCCGCGCGGCCTGCGCCGTCGTCGAGGGCTGA
- a CDS encoding L-ribulose-5-phosphate 4-epimerase: MPEEVRREVARLRDQLVVLHAELVRNGLVVWTGGNVSARVLGADLFLIKPSGLSYDDLDAASMVLCTLDGEAVDPAQQPSSDTGSHAYVYRHMPEVAGQVHTHSTYACAWAARAEEIPCVLTAMADEFGGPIPLGPFALIGGEDIGRGVVETLTGHRSKAVIMQNHGVFTIGKDAKAAVKAAVMCEDVARSVHIARQLGETVPIPQDAVDSLYDRYQNVYGQRPAAPSAPGAGADAGAGTTAEEASR, encoded by the coding sequence CTGCCCGAGGAGGTCCGCCGCGAGGTGGCCCGCCTGCGGGACCAGCTCGTCGTCCTGCACGCGGAGCTCGTGCGCAACGGGCTCGTCGTCTGGACGGGCGGCAACGTGTCCGCGCGGGTGCTGGGCGCCGACCTCTTCCTCATCAAGCCGTCGGGGCTGTCCTACGACGACCTCGACGCGGCGTCGATGGTGCTGTGCACGCTCGACGGCGAGGCCGTCGACCCGGCCCAGCAGCCGTCGTCCGACACGGGCTCGCACGCCTACGTCTACCGCCACATGCCCGAGGTGGCCGGCCAGGTGCACACGCACTCGACCTACGCGTGCGCGTGGGCCGCCCGCGCGGAGGAGATCCCCTGCGTGCTCACCGCGATGGCGGACGAGTTCGGCGGCCCGATCCCGCTCGGGCCCTTCGCGCTCATCGGCGGCGAGGACATCGGCCGCGGCGTCGTCGAGACGCTCACCGGCCACCGCTCCAAGGCCGTCATCATGCAGAACCACGGCGTCTTCACGATCGGCAAGGACGCGAAGGCAGCCGTCAAGGCCGCCGTCATGTGCGAGGACGTGGCCCGTTCCGTCCACATCGCCCGCCAGCTGGGGGAGACCGTCCCGATCCCCCAGGACGCGGTCGACAGCCTCTACGACCGCTACCAGAACGTCTACGGCCAGCGCCCCGCTGCGCCGTCCGCCCCGGGGGCCGGCGCCGACGCCGGCGCCGGCACCACCGCCGAGGAGGCATCCCGATGA
- the araA gene encoding L-arabinose isomerase, whose translation MRSALETREVWFVTGSQGLYGPETLEQVAEQSRRVADELGASSDVPVRVVWKPVLTSSDAILRLAREASADDACIGLVAWMHTFSPARMWIAGLNVLDVPLLHLHTQADAALPWASLDMDFMNLNQAAHGDREFGYIQSRLGVPRTTVVGHVSDPSVTARVGAWVRAAVGRAELRSLHLARFGDTMRDVAVTEGDKVDAQSRLGVTVNAYGVNALVGAVAEATDAQVDALADEYEQTYVVAPELRRGAERHDSLREAARIEVGLRTYLEDGGFRAFTTNFEDLGGLRQLPGIAVQRLMAEGYGFAGEGDWKTSTLLRTLKAMAEGLPGGTSFMEDYTYELRPGKQKILGAHMLEVCPSIAAATPSCEVHPLGIGDREDPVRLVFDAVPGPAVILGMSDMGDRFRLTLNEVEVVEPDEPLPNLPVARAVWEPKPDLRTSAESWLHAGAPHHTVLSSALGTDAVADLAEALGVELAVIDGQTTARRFRDELRWNAAYHRLAMGF comes from the coding sequence ATGAGGTCCGCGCTCGAGACCCGCGAGGTCTGGTTCGTCACCGGCAGCCAGGGGCTGTACGGCCCCGAGACGCTGGAGCAGGTGGCCGAGCAGTCGCGCCGCGTCGCCGACGAGCTGGGGGCGTCCTCCGACGTGCCCGTGCGCGTCGTGTGGAAGCCGGTCCTCACGAGCTCCGACGCCATCCTCCGCCTCGCCCGAGAGGCCTCGGCCGACGACGCCTGCATCGGCCTCGTCGCGTGGATGCACACCTTCTCGCCGGCGCGCATGTGGATCGCGGGGCTCAACGTCCTCGACGTGCCGCTGCTGCACCTGCACACCCAGGCCGACGCCGCCCTGCCCTGGGCGAGCCTCGACATGGACTTCATGAACCTCAACCAGGCCGCGCACGGCGACCGCGAGTTCGGGTACATCCAGTCGCGCCTCGGCGTCCCCCGCACCACCGTCGTCGGCCACGTCTCCGACCCGTCCGTGACGGCACGCGTGGGCGCGTGGGTCCGGGCCGCCGTCGGCCGGGCCGAGCTCCGGTCGCTGCACCTCGCCCGCTTCGGCGACACCATGCGCGACGTCGCCGTCACCGAGGGCGACAAGGTGGACGCGCAGTCCCGCCTCGGCGTCACGGTCAACGCCTACGGCGTCAACGCGCTCGTCGGCGCCGTCGCCGAGGCCACGGACGCGCAGGTGGACGCGCTGGCGGACGAGTACGAGCAGACCTACGTCGTCGCGCCGGAGCTGCGCCGCGGCGCCGAGCGGCACGACTCGCTGCGCGAGGCCGCCCGCATCGAGGTCGGCCTGCGGACCTACCTCGAGGACGGCGGCTTCCGCGCCTTCACGACGAACTTCGAGGACCTCGGCGGTCTCCGCCAGCTGCCCGGCATCGCCGTCCAGCGGCTCATGGCCGAGGGCTACGGCTTCGCCGGCGAGGGCGACTGGAAGACCTCGACCCTCCTGCGCACCCTCAAGGCGATGGCCGAGGGGCTGCCCGGCGGCACCTCCTTCATGGAGGACTACACCTACGAGCTCCGCCCGGGGAAGCAGAAGATCCTCGGCGCGCACATGCTCGAGGTCTGCCCCTCGATCGCCGCGGCCACGCCGTCGTGCGAGGTCCACCCGCTCGGCATCGGTGACCGCGAGGACCCCGTGCGGCTCGTCTTCGACGCCGTCCCCGGCCCCGCGGTCATCCTCGGCATGAGCGACATGGGCGACCGGTTCCGCCTCACGCTCAACGAGGTCGAGGTCGTCGAGCCCGACGAGCCGCTGCCGAACCTGCCCGTCGCCCGGGCCGTGTGGGAGCCGAAGCCGGACCTGCGGACCTCCGCCGAGTCGTGGCTGCACGCGGGCGCCCCCCACCACACGGTGCTGTCCTCGGCGCTGGGGACGGACGCCGTCGCCGACCTCGCCGAGGCCCTCGGCGTCGAGCTCGCCGTCATCGACGGGCAGACGACGGCCCGCCGCTTCCGCGACGAGCTGCGCTGGAACGCCGCCTACCACCGGCTGGCCATGGGCTTTTGA